The following proteins are co-located in the Micromonospora viridifaciens genome:
- a CDS encoding MCE family protein → MIGRTTKLQVIAFVLVSVLGIAYVGIRYVGLGDRLLGAGYVVHVDLARAGGLFANAPVTYRGVPVGRVTAVELRRDGVRADLRIDRGVRVPDALRAVVTHRSAVGEQYLDLRPDRDGGPYLADGAVIPADRTGLPLAPEALLANLDALVRSVDPDDLAVLITELGTAFEGNEQALARILDAGDALLTEADARLPETLTLIRDARTVLTTQAESAEALRRWSAGLAQLAAALRAADPDLRRLLAVGPPAGSELRALLRDLDPDIGVLLGNLVTVNGIAARRLPGIEQMLVTYPIVVAGGFTVTPGDGTAHLGLVVNANDPPSCVYRGGSTRCGATERAAGANVRGAQNAPRPSGRDPAPPPSDAGATAGYDPATGLVLGSDGRPLQFGGTGGQYRTAGDQSWKQLLLAGVTP, encoded by the coding sequence GTGATCGGACGTACCACGAAACTCCAGGTCATCGCCTTCGTGCTGGTGAGCGTCCTCGGCATCGCCTACGTCGGGATCCGCTACGTCGGCCTCGGCGACCGGCTTCTCGGCGCCGGCTACGTGGTCCACGTCGACCTCGCCCGCGCCGGTGGCCTGTTCGCCAACGCCCCGGTCACCTACCGGGGGGTGCCGGTCGGCCGGGTCACCGCCGTCGAGCTGCGTCGCGACGGGGTCCGCGCGGACCTGCGCATCGACCGGGGCGTCCGGGTGCCCGACGCCCTGCGCGCCGTGGTCACCCACCGCTCCGCCGTCGGCGAGCAGTACCTCGACCTGCGGCCCGACCGCGACGGTGGGCCGTACCTCGCCGACGGCGCGGTCATCCCCGCCGACCGGACCGGGCTTCCGCTCGCCCCGGAGGCCCTGCTGGCCAACCTGGACGCCCTGGTCCGCTCGGTCGACCCGGACGACCTCGCCGTGCTGATCACCGAGCTGGGCACCGCGTTCGAGGGCAACGAGCAGGCCCTCGCCCGGATCCTCGACGCCGGCGACGCCCTGCTCACCGAGGCGGACGCCCGTCTGCCCGAGACCCTCACGCTGATCCGGGACGCGCGGACCGTCCTCACCACCCAGGCGGAGTCCGCCGAGGCGCTGCGCCGCTGGTCGGCCGGCCTGGCCCAGCTCGCCGCCGCGCTCCGCGCCGCCGACCCGGACCTGCGGCGGCTGCTGGCCGTCGGGCCACCGGCCGGGTCCGAGCTGCGGGCGCTGCTGCGCGACCTGGACCCGGACATCGGTGTGCTGCTCGGCAACCTGGTGACCGTCAACGGGATCGCCGCCCGGCGGCTGCCCGGCATCGAGCAGATGCTGGTGACGTACCCGATCGTGGTGGCCGGCGGGTTCACCGTCACCCCCGGTGACGGCACCGCGCACCTGGGCCTGGTGGTGAACGCGAACGACCCGCCGTCCTGCGTCTACCGCGGTGGCAGCACCCGGTGCGGCGCCACCGAGCGGGCGGCGGGCGCCAACGTGCGCGGGGCGCAGAACGCGCCCCGACCGTCCGGCCGGGACCCGGCGCCGCCTCCGTCCGACGCGGGCGCCACCGCCGGCTACGACCCGGCGACCGGCCTGGTGCTGGGCTCCGACGGCCGACCGTTGCAGTTCGGCGGGACCGGCGGCCAGTACCGGACCGCCGGTGACCAGTCCTGGAAACAGCTGTTGCTCGCCGGGGTGACCCCGTGA